In the genome of Deltaproteobacteria bacterium, the window TGATGCACAGATCGTGAATCAGACCGTTGGAGATGGAATAAATCCATCCGTGCAGGGTCAAAATCCTCCCCCGGCTCCAGGCCCGGCGCACGATGCTGTTCAAGGCCAGGTTGCGGACCTGCAACCGCACGTTGAGCTCGCACATGTCATCCAGGGAAGGATGCCCCTTGCGCTCCATGAGGTCTTTGACATTCTCCAGCCAGTGGCCCAGAATCCCCGGTGTCTGATCCTTCATCACCGCTTCCACGCCACCGCAGCCGTAATGTCCGCAAACAATGATGTGCCGGACCTTGAGCACCTCCACGGCGTACTGCAACACACACATCAAATTGATATCCGTGTTGATGACCTGGTTGGAAATGTTCCGGTGCACGAACACCTCCCCGGGCATGACCCCGATCAACTGGTCCGCCGGAACACGGCTGTCCGAGCAACCGATCCACAGATATTTCGGCTTATGCTGATGTTCGAGTTTTCGAAAAAAACCAGGGATGCCGCGCTCGACGTTCGCGGCCCATTTTTTGTTGTTCTCAAGCAACGTGGCAATGTCCTTCATGACCTGTCTCCCCCGCGCGCATGCGCCAAAAAATGTTGCGACCCTGTTGTGAACCCAGACGACTACCGACGCGATCGGGACGACCACGCCCGCCACATCAGGTACAATCCCGCCAGAACACAGGGCACGCTCAACCACTGGCCGAGGTTCAACGCGCCCTGCAACGCGAACGATTCCTGCGGCGTTTTAAAAAATTCCAGACCAAACCGCGCGGCAAAAACCAACGCCAGCAGACTCCCGGTTAAAAGACCGCGCCGCTGACCGGCCCCGCGTCGATACGCGCCGAACAGGGCGACGAAAATCAACGCATAGGCCACGGCTTCGTAAAGCTGCACGGGATGGCGGGGCAAGCCGTCCACCCGCTCGAAAACCACGGCCCAGGATACGTTTGTCGGCAACCCGACAATCTCGGAATTCATAAAATTGCCCAACCGGATGCACATCCCGCCCAGGGCGCCCGGAATGGCCACCCGGTCCAACAGCCA includes:
- a CDS encoding prolipoprotein diacylglyceryl transferase, whose amino-acid sequence is WLLDRVAIPGALGGMCIRLGNFMNSEIVGLPTNVSWAVVFERVDGLPRHPVQLYEAVAYALIFVALFGAYRRGAGQRRGLLTGSLLALVFAARFGLEFFKTPQESFALQGALNLGQWLSVPCVLAGLYLMWRAWSSRSRR
- a CDS encoding carbonic anhydrase, which produces MKDIATLLENNKKWAANVERGIPGFFRKLEHQHKPKYLWIGCSDSRVPADQLIGVMPGEVFVHRNISNQVINTDINLMCVLQYAVEVLKVRHIIVCGHYGCGGVEAVMKDQTPGILGHWLENVKDLMERKGHPSLDDMCELNVRLQVRNLALNSIVRRAWSRGRILTLHGWIYSISNGLIHDLCITRSGIDESVTLPPDTARE